A single region of the Yersinia entomophaga genome encodes:
- the kbl gene encoding glycine C-acetyltransferase gives MPASFYQQLEQQLATTRAEGLYKEERIITSAQQVDIAVADGSHVINFCANNYLGLANHPALIAAAKKGMDTHGFGMASVRFICGTQDSHKQLEQKIASFLGMEDAILYSSCFDANGGLFEALLGPEDAIISDALNHASIIDGVRLCKAKRYRYANNDMAELETQLKQAKADGARHIMIATDGVFSMDGVIANLKGVCDLADQYKALVMVDDSHAVGFVGANGRGTHEYCEVMGRVDIITGTLGKALGGASGGYTAGRKEVVEWLRQRSRPYLFSNSLAPAIVAASIEVLSLLEQGDALRERLWANARLFREKMTAAGFTLAGADHAIIPVMLGEAKLAQEFANALLKEGIYVTGFFYPVVPKGRARIRTQMSAEHTTEQVERTINAFVRIGKQLGVIA, from the coding sequence ATGCCCGCGTCTTTCTATCAACAACTAGAACAACAACTGGCTACTACCCGTGCTGAAGGTTTGTATAAAGAAGAGCGGATTATCACTTCCGCCCAGCAAGTCGATATCGCTGTAGCTGATGGAAGTCATGTAATCAATTTCTGTGCTAATAACTATCTGGGGCTGGCTAACCATCCGGCGCTGATCGCTGCCGCGAAAAAAGGGATGGACACACACGGTTTTGGTATGGCCTCCGTGCGCTTTATTTGCGGTACGCAGGACAGCCACAAGCAGCTGGAGCAGAAGATCGCCAGCTTCCTGGGGATGGAAGATGCCATTCTCTATTCTTCCTGTTTTGATGCCAACGGCGGGCTGTTTGAAGCGCTGTTGGGGCCGGAAGATGCCATTATTTCCGATGCGTTAAACCATGCGTCAATTATTGACGGCGTGCGTCTGTGTAAAGCCAAGCGTTATCGCTACGCTAACAATGATATGGCTGAGCTGGAAACCCAACTGAAGCAGGCAAAAGCGGACGGCGCTCGTCATATCATGATCGCCACTGATGGCGTGTTTTCTATGGACGGCGTGATTGCTAACCTGAAAGGCGTTTGTGATTTGGCCGATCAATATAAAGCGCTGGTGATGGTTGATGATTCCCACGCAGTAGGCTTTGTTGGTGCCAACGGGCGCGGCACCCATGAATACTGCGAAGTGATGGGTCGTGTTGATATTATCACTGGTACTTTGGGTAAAGCGTTGGGCGGCGCATCCGGCGGCTATACCGCAGGCCGTAAAGAAGTGGTGGAATGGCTGCGCCAGCGTTCACGTCCGTACCTGTTCTCTAACTCATTGGCTCCGGCGATTGTTGCAGCGTCCATTGAAGTCCTTTCTCTGCTGGAACAAGGGGATGCTCTGCGGGAACGCCTGTGGGCTAACGCCCGTCTATTCCGCGAAAAAATGACGGCGGCTGGTTTCACGTTGGCAGGAGCCGACCATGCGATTATTCCGGTAATGCTGGGCGAAGCTAAATTAGCGCAGGAATTTGCTAACGCGTTGCTGAAGGAAGGTATTTACGTTACCGGTTTCTTTTATCCGGTCGTGCCGAAAGGTCGGGCGCGGATTCGCACCCAAATGTCTGCTGAACACACGACTGAGCAGGTTGAACGTACCATCAATGCATTCGTGCGCATTGGTAAACAACTAGGCGTTATTGCATAA
- the rfaD gene encoding ADP-glyceromanno-heptose 6-epimerase produces MIIVTGGAGFIGSNIVKALNDIGYKDILVVDNLKDGTKFVNLVDLDIADYMDKEDFVASIVAGDDMGDIDAIFHEGACSSTTEWDGKYMMDNNYQYSKDILHFCLDRGIPFLYASSAATYGGRTDNFIEDRQYEQPLNVYGYSKFLFDQYVREILPQADSQICGFRYFNVYGPREGHKGSMASVAFHLNNQINAGEAPKLFAGSENFKRDFIYVGDVAAVNLWFWQNGVSGIFNCGTGRAESFQAVADAVVEYHQSGPVEYIPFPEKLKGRYQAFTQADLTNLRAAGYDKPFKTVAEGVKEYLGWLNRPI; encoded by the coding sequence ATGATTATCGTCACTGGCGGCGCCGGTTTTATTGGCAGCAACATCGTTAAGGCACTGAATGATATAGGATATAAAGATATTCTAGTGGTAGATAACCTGAAAGACGGCACTAAGTTCGTCAATCTGGTCGATCTGGACATCGCGGATTACATGGATAAAGAAGATTTTGTCGCTAGCATTGTTGCCGGTGATGATATGGGCGATATCGACGCCATCTTCCATGAAGGCGCTTGCTCCTCTACCACCGAGTGGGATGGCAAGTACATGATGGATAACAACTATCAGTACTCCAAAGACATTCTGCATTTCTGTCTGGATCGCGGTATTCCATTCCTGTATGCCTCTTCAGCTGCAACTTACGGTGGCCGAACCGATAATTTCATTGAAGATCGCCAATATGAGCAGCCACTGAACGTTTACGGCTACTCAAAATTCCTGTTCGATCAATATGTTCGTGAAATTCTGCCGCAAGCGGATTCACAAATTTGTGGCTTCCGCTATTTCAACGTCTACGGACCGCGCGAAGGCCATAAAGGCAGCATGGCGAGCGTTGCTTTCCACCTGAACAATCAAATCAACGCTGGTGAAGCACCTAAACTGTTCGCTGGCAGCGAGAACTTTAAACGCGATTTCATCTATGTCGGTGACGTAGCTGCGGTCAATCTGTGGTTCTGGCAGAACGGCGTTTCCGGTATTTTCAACTGCGGAACTGGCCGTGCCGAATCCTTCCAGGCAGTGGCGGACGCCGTGGTGGAATACCATCAGAGCGGGCCAGTGGAATACATTCCATTCCCGGAAAAACTGAAAGGTCGCTATCAGGCATTCACTCAGGCCGACCTGACCAACCTACGCGCAGCCGGTTATGACAAACCGTTCAAAACCGTCGCCGAAGGGGTAAAAGAGTATCTGGGCTGGTTAAATCGCCCTATTTAA
- the rfaF gene encoding ADP-heptose--LPS heptosyltransferase RfaF has product MRILVIGPSWVGDMMMSQSLYRTLKAEYPAAEIDVMAPAWCRPLLARMPEVRRAIPMPLGHGVFNLEGRRRLGIALREEAYDRAYVLPNSFKSALIPYFSGIRQRTGWRGEMRYFLLNDMRILDKQAFPLMVQRYVALAYDKSRITSEADLPQPILWPQLQVQDEEIAETTAAFNLSDNRPIIGFCPGAEFGPAKRWPHYHYATLAQKLIDDGYQITLFGSEKDHKAGEDIRQALQAESRDFCLNLAGQTTLDQAVILIAACSAVVSNDSGLMHVAAALNKPLVALYGPSSPAFTPPLSDKATVIRLITGYHKVRKGDADQGYHQSLIDIQPEQVLAALQLQLATQSSTVNEAH; this is encoded by the coding sequence ATGAGAATACTGGTCATCGGCCCTTCTTGGGTTGGCGATATGATGATGTCGCAAAGTTTGTACCGCACCCTGAAGGCCGAATATCCGGCAGCAGAGATTGATGTGATGGCACCCGCGTGGTGCCGTCCACTTCTGGCCAGAATGCCAGAGGTGCGCCGCGCTATCCCAATGCCGCTCGGTCATGGGGTATTTAATCTGGAAGGCCGTCGCCGTTTGGGTATCGCTTTGCGCGAGGAAGCCTATGATCGCGCCTATGTCTTACCCAATTCGTTCAAATCTGCGTTAATACCCTACTTTTCCGGTATTCGTCAGCGTACAGGCTGGCGCGGTGAAATGCGTTATTTCCTGCTCAACGATATGCGCATTCTGGATAAACAGGCTTTCCCGCTGATGGTTCAGCGTTATGTTGCGCTGGCTTACGATAAGTCGCGAATTACTTCCGAAGCCGATCTGCCGCAGCCCATTCTCTGGCCGCAGTTACAGGTGCAGGATGAAGAAATTGCGGAAACCACCGCCGCTTTTAATCTCAGCGATAATCGGCCAATCATCGGTTTTTGTCCCGGTGCCGAATTTGGCCCAGCCAAACGTTGGCCGCACTACCATTACGCCACTTTGGCACAAAAACTCATTGATGACGGTTATCAAATCACCCTGTTTGGTTCTGAAAAAGACCATAAAGCGGGAGAAGATATTCGTCAGGCACTTCAGGCAGAAAGTCGCGATTTCTGCCTGAATCTGGCTGGGCAAACGACGCTGGATCAAGCGGTAATACTGATTGCCGCCTGTAGCGCCGTGGTGAGCAACGATTCCGGCCTGATGCACGTTGCCGCCGCGTTGAACAAACCTTTGGTGGCCTTATATGGCCCAAGCAGCCCAGCCTTCACACCGCCACTTTCAGATAAAGCGACGGTTATTCGTTTGATTACCGGCTACCACAAAGTGCGCAAAGGAGATGCCGATCAAGGCTACCACCAAAGCCTGATCGACATTCAGCCAGAGCAGGTTTTGGCCGCACTACAGCTGCAGTTGGCAACACAGTCTTCAACGGTAAATGAGGCGCACTGA
- the tdh gene encoding L-threonine 3-dehydrogenase translates to MKALSKLKAEEGIWMTDVPQPELGHNDIMIKIAKTAICGTDVHIYNWDEWSQKTIPVPMVVGHEYVGKIVAIGQEVKGFSIGDRVSGEGHITCGHCRNCRGGRTHLCRNTIGVGVNRPGSFAEYLVIPAFNAFKIPDNIPDELAAIFDPFGNAVHTALSFDLVGEDVLVSGAGPIGIMAAAVCKHVGARNVVITDVNEYRLDLARKMGVTRAVNVSKENLNDVMTDLGMTEGFDVGLEMSGAPPAFRTLLNAMNHGGRIAMLGIPPSDMSIDWNQVIFKGLFIKGIYGREMFETWYKMAALIQSGLDLTPIITHRFSIDEFQKGFDAMRSGQSGKVVLSWD, encoded by the coding sequence ATGAAAGCACTATCTAAGCTGAAAGCGGAAGAAGGCATTTGGATGACCGATGTGCCTCAGCCTGAATTGGGTCACAATGACATTATGATCAAAATCGCTAAAACGGCGATTTGCGGTACGGATGTGCATATTTATAACTGGGATGAATGGTCACAAAAAACTATCCCGGTTCCTATGGTTGTAGGGCATGAATACGTCGGTAAAATTGTCGCTATCGGTCAGGAAGTTAAAGGTTTTTCCATTGGCGATCGCGTTTCTGGCGAAGGGCATATTACCTGCGGACATTGCCGTAACTGTCGCGGAGGCCGCACTCACCTGTGCCGTAATACCATTGGCGTCGGTGTTAACCGCCCGGGTTCATTCGCTGAATATCTGGTGATTCCTGCCTTCAATGCGTTCAAAATTCCTGACAACATTCCCGATGAGCTGGCCGCCATTTTCGATCCGTTTGGTAACGCGGTTCACACTGCATTGTCCTTCGATCTGGTGGGGGAAGATGTGCTGGTTTCCGGCGCTGGTCCTATTGGCATCATGGCCGCAGCGGTGTGTAAACATGTCGGTGCGCGTAACGTGGTTATTACTGACGTGAATGAATATCGCCTCGATTTGGCGCGCAAAATGGGCGTCACTCGCGCGGTAAACGTTAGTAAAGAAAACCTGAACGACGTGATGACTGATCTGGGTATGACCGAAGGTTTTGATGTGGGTCTGGAAATGTCCGGCGCGCCGCCAGCTTTCCGTACTTTGCTGAATGCGATGAACCACGGCGGCCGCATTGCCATGCTAGGGATACCGCCATCCGATATGTCTATCGACTGGAATCAGGTTATCTTTAAAGGGCTGTTTATTAAAGGTATCTACGGTCGCGAGATGTTCGAAACCTGGTACAAAATGGCTGCATTAATTCAGTCTGGTCTGGATTTAACACCAATCATTACTCACCGTTTCTCTATCGATGAGTTCCAGAAAGGCTTTGACGCTATGCGCTCTGGTCAATCAGGGAAAGTCGTATTGAGCTGGGATTAA
- the waaA gene encoding lipid IV(A) 3-deoxy-D-manno-octulosonic acid transferase, producing the protein MLLRLYQVLLYLIQPLIWLRLLLRSRKAPAYRKRWGERYGFCAGKVVSGGIMLHSVSVGETLAAIPLVRALRHRYPSLPITVTTMTPTGSERVQSAFGKDVHHVYLPYDLPGSVNRFLDQVNPKLVIIMETELWPNLINALHHRKIPLVIANARLSARSAAGYKKIGGFIRNILRRITLIAAQNQEDGERFIELGLKRSQLTITGSLKFDISVTPELAARAITLRRQWAAHRPVWIATSTHDGEEAILLEAHRQLLLQYPTLLLILVPRHPERFPKAIELTQKAGFSYTLRSGGEVPSSSTQVVIGDTMGELMLLYGIADMAFVGGSLIERGGHNPLEAAAHAIPVMMGPHTFNFKDICAKLEQAEGLITVTDAASLVKEISVLLTDEDCRLYYGRHAVEVLHENQGALQRLLHLLEPYLPPRSH; encoded by the coding sequence ATGTTGCTGCGTTTATATCAGGTACTCCTCTACCTAATCCAACCTTTGATTTGGCTGCGATTGTTGCTACGTAGCCGTAAAGCCCCTGCTTACCGTAAGCGCTGGGGAGAACGTTATGGTTTCTGTGCCGGTAAAGTGGTCTCTGGCGGCATTATGCTGCATTCCGTTTCTGTCGGTGAAACTCTCGCGGCTATTCCGTTGGTTAGAGCTTTACGCCACCGCTATCCCTCATTGCCGATTACGGTAACGACCATGACGCCAACCGGTTCTGAGCGAGTGCAATCTGCCTTTGGCAAAGACGTTCATCACGTTTATCTCCCTTATGATCTTCCCGGTTCCGTAAATCGTTTTCTCGATCAGGTTAATCCTAAGCTGGTTATCATCATGGAAACCGAGCTATGGCCAAACCTGATTAATGCGCTGCACCACCGTAAAATTCCATTAGTTATCGCCAATGCGCGACTTTCTGCACGTTCAGCCGCAGGTTACAAAAAGATTGGCGGTTTTATTCGCAATATATTGCGACGTATCACGCTGATTGCCGCGCAGAATCAGGAAGATGGTGAGCGTTTTATCGAATTGGGTCTGAAACGATCTCAGTTGACCATTACTGGCAGCCTTAAGTTTGATATCTCGGTCACACCAGAACTGGCCGCACGAGCAATAACCCTACGCCGCCAGTGGGCTGCCCATCGCCCTGTGTGGATTGCAACCAGCACCCACGACGGCGAAGAAGCCATTTTGCTGGAAGCTCATCGTCAATTGTTATTACAGTATCCAACCCTATTATTGATTCTGGTGCCACGTCATCCAGAACGTTTCCCGAAAGCGATTGAACTGACCCAAAAGGCCGGATTCAGCTACACCTTACGCAGCGGTGGCGAAGTGCCATCCAGCAGCACTCAGGTGGTGATCGGCGATACCATGGGTGAACTTATGCTTTTATATGGAATTGCCGATATGGCATTTGTCGGCGGTAGCCTGATAGAACGCGGTGGGCACAACCCACTCGAAGCCGCTGCCCACGCGATTCCAGTGATGATGGGGCCACATACTTTCAATTTCAAAGATATCTGTGCCAAGCTTGAGCAGGCCGAAGGGCTCATCACCGTCACCGATGCAGCCTCGCTGGTGAAGGAAATTAGCGTACTGCTCACCGACGAAGATTGCCGCCTCTACTATGGCCGCCATGCGGTTGAGGTTCTGCATGAGAACCAAGGGGCATTGCAGCGATTATTGCATCTGTTGGAACCTTATTTGCCGCCGCGGAGCCACTAA
- the rfaC gene encoding lipopolysaccharide heptosyltransferase RfaC, producing the protein MHVLIIKTSSMGDVLHTLPALTDAMSAIPGIRFDWVVEEGFTQIPSWHPAVDKVIPVAIRRWRKNWFGSDTRQERCDFKRIVQERSYDLVIDAQGLIKSAALITRIAKGTRHGPDCKSAREPFASWFYNCRHEIDKQLHAVERTRQLFAKSLGYTKPETVGDYAIAQRFLSQLPPDAGQYLVFLHATTRDSKHWPESHWRQLIQLVQPTGLKIKLPWGAEHEYQRAVRLADNFPHVEVLPKLSLQQVAEVLAGAKAVVSVDTGLSHLTAALARPNITLFGPTDPGLIGGYGENQVSVISKEKSMDTIQAKIIMAELDKIIV; encoded by the coding sequence ATGCACGTATTGATCATTAAAACCTCATCGATGGGTGACGTTTTGCATACGTTACCCGCTCTGACCGATGCAATGAGCGCCATTCCCGGAATCCGTTTCGATTGGGTGGTAGAAGAAGGGTTTACTCAGATTCCCAGTTGGCATCCGGCGGTGGATAAAGTGATTCCGGTGGCCATTCGCCGCTGGCGCAAAAACTGGTTTGGTAGTGATACACGGCAAGAACGCTGTGACTTCAAACGAATCGTGCAAGAGCGCAGCTATGATTTGGTGATCGATGCTCAGGGCCTGATAAAAAGCGCGGCGCTCATCACCCGCATTGCCAAGGGCACCCGACACGGCCCAGATTGCAAAAGCGCCCGGGAACCCTTCGCCAGTTGGTTTTATAACTGCCGTCATGAAATAGACAAGCAGCTACATGCCGTTGAGCGTACTCGCCAGCTCTTTGCTAAAAGTCTGGGTTATACCAAGCCGGAAACCGTCGGTGATTACGCTATCGCTCAGCGTTTCCTCAGCCAGTTACCGCCAGACGCTGGGCAATATCTGGTTTTCCTACATGCGACGACCCGTGACAGTAAGCACTGGCCGGAAAGCCATTGGCGTCAGTTAATTCAGTTGGTTCAACCTACTGGGCTGAAAATTAAACTGCCGTGGGGCGCAGAGCATGAATATCAACGCGCAGTGCGTCTGGCCGATAATTTCCCTCACGTGGAAGTGCTGCCAAAACTGAGTTTACAGCAAGTTGCCGAGGTATTAGCCGGTGCCAAAGCTGTGGTTTCCGTTGATACCGGGCTAAGTCATCTAACGGCAGCGTTAGCGCGGCCTAACATCACGCTGTTTGGCCCAACCGATCCCGGATTAATTGGCGGTTATGGTGAAAATCAGGTATCCGTTATCTCTAAAGAGAAAAGCATGGATACCATTCAAGCCAAAATTATCATGGCAGAATTGGATAAAATCATCGTCTAA
- a CDS encoding divergent polysaccharide deacetylase family protein: MRYFKARSLFVFGTLLIACSAQAGKLSIVIDDFGYRPQNENKILQMPLPISVAILPNAPHAKEMAIKAHSQGREVLIHLPMAPLSKQPLERDTLQPNMSSEEIQRIIRQAVNNVPYAVGMNNHMGSAMTSSLSGMQKVMQALEHYQLYFLDSVTIGNTQASRAAEGTGVKVIKRKVFLDDVQNDAAIRQQFNRAIQLARKNGSAIAIGHPHPSTIRVLQQMLPELPSDIVLVRPSALLNEPVQHNSGTLTPVKPVKSRDPFKDSRLKAIKQCKMKAGHTPEKIYADEMFKILGESLIQSPVATFVQQRWHFWFNKTK, encoded by the coding sequence TTGCGCTATTTTAAAGCTCGCTCACTGTTTGTATTCGGCACTTTGCTGATAGCCTGCTCCGCGCAGGCAGGAAAATTATCTATTGTTATCGATGACTTCGGTTATCGCCCGCAGAACGAAAACAAAATTCTCCAGATGCCGTTACCGATCTCGGTGGCCATCTTGCCTAATGCTCCCCACGCCAAAGAAATGGCCATCAAAGCCCACAGCCAAGGGCGTGAGGTTCTTATCCATCTGCCGATGGCACCCTTGAGCAAGCAGCCATTAGAACGGGATACTTTGCAGCCTAATATGAGCAGCGAAGAAATTCAGCGCATTATTCGTCAGGCGGTAAACAACGTTCCTTACGCCGTAGGTATGAATAATCATATGGGTAGCGCAATGACTTCCAGCCTGTCCGGAATGCAAAAAGTCATGCAGGCGCTGGAACATTATCAGCTGTATTTTCTGGATAGCGTGACAATCGGCAATACTCAGGCCAGCCGGGCAGCGGAAGGCACTGGCGTTAAAGTCATAAAACGCAAAGTTTTTCTGGATGATGTGCAGAATGATGCGGCTATTCGTCAGCAGTTCAATCGCGCCATTCAGCTAGCGCGTAAAAATGGTTCGGCTATTGCCATCGGGCATCCTCATCCCTCTACCATTCGGGTATTGCAGCAGATGCTGCCGGAATTACCGTCAGATATCGTATTGGTTCGCCCTAGTGCGTTACTGAATGAACCGGTGCAGCATAATTCAGGCACGCTGACGCCAGTCAAGCCGGTTAAATCACGCGATCCGTTTAAAGACAGCAGGTTAAAAGCCATTAAGCAATGTAAAATGAAAGCGGGACATACGCCAGAGAAAATCTACGCCGACGAGATGTTTAAAATTCTGGGGGAAAGTCTGATACAAAGCCCAGTGGCGACTTTCGTGCAGCAGCGCTGGCATTTCTGGTTTAACAAAACCAAATAA
- the gpmM gene encoding 2,3-bisphosphoglycerate-independent phosphoglycerate mutase, whose protein sequence is MSSNKKPLVLTILDGYGHREDHQDNAILNAKTPVMDRLWQQNPHTLIAASGLDVGLPDGQMGNSEVGHVNLGAGRIVYQDLTRLDKEIKEGDFFVNPTLTAAVDKAVKAGKAVHIMGLLSAGGVHSHEAHILAMVELAAQRGAEKIYLHAFLDGRDTPPRSAESSLKMFSDKFAALGKGRIASIIGRYYAMDRDNRWDRVQLAYDLLTQAKGEFTAANAMQGLADAYTRGENDEFVKPTVIQAAGEPDAAMNDGDALIFMNFRADRARQITRTFINPDFDGFKRDKVVNFGDFVMLTEYAADINAACAYPPASLVNTFGEWLMKHDKTQLRISETEKYAHVTFFYNGGVEEPFKGEDRILVNSPKVATYDLQPEMSSAELTEKLVGAIGSGKYDVIICNYPNGDMVGHTGDYDAAVKAIETLDGCIAQVVDAVKAADGQLLITADHGNAEQMRDPATGQAHTAHTSLPVPLIYVGNKPVAAVAGGKLSDIAPTMLSLMEMEIPQEMTGKPLFIVE, encoded by the coding sequence ATGTCGAGCAATAAAAAACCATTAGTTCTGACTATTCTGGATGGCTATGGCCACCGTGAAGACCATCAGGATAACGCTATTTTGAATGCCAAAACGCCAGTGATGGACCGCTTGTGGCAGCAAAATCCGCACACGCTGATTGCTGCTTCCGGTCTGGACGTCGGGTTGCCAGACGGTCAGATGGGTAACTCTGAAGTTGGCCACGTCAATCTGGGCGCGGGTCGCATTGTTTATCAGGATTTAACCCGCCTAGATAAAGAGATCAAAGAGGGCGATTTCTTTGTTAACCCGACGCTGACCGCCGCCGTTGATAAAGCAGTAAAAGCTGGCAAAGCGGTACACATCATGGGCCTGCTATCCGCCGGTGGGGTTCACAGCCACGAAGCGCATATTCTGGCGATGGTCGAGCTGGCTGCCCAACGCGGTGCCGAGAAAATCTACCTGCACGCCTTCCTCGATGGCCGTGATACGCCGCCGCGTAGCGCCGAGTCCTCTTTGAAAATGTTTAGCGATAAATTTGCTGCATTAGGCAAAGGCCGTATCGCCTCCATTATTGGTCGTTACTACGCAATGGATCGCGATAACCGCTGGGATCGCGTCCAACTGGCTTATGACCTGCTAACTCAGGCCAAGGGCGAGTTTACCGCAGCCAACGCCATGCAGGGTTTGGCTGATGCCTATACCCGCGGCGAAAACGACGAATTTGTAAAACCGACGGTGATTCAAGCCGCTGGCGAACCCGATGCCGCTATGAATGATGGCGACGCGCTGATCTTTATGAACTTCCGCGCCGACCGCGCTCGTCAGATCACTCGCACCTTTATTAATCCAGACTTTGACGGCTTCAAGCGCGATAAAGTAGTTAACTTCGGCGATTTCGTGATGTTGACCGAGTATGCAGCCGATATCAATGCTGCCTGCGCTTATCCGCCAGCATCACTGGTTAATACCTTTGGCGAATGGTTAATGAAGCACGATAAAACCCAGTTACGCATTTCTGAAACTGAGAAATATGCTCACGTCACCTTCTTCTACAACGGCGGCGTTGAAGAACCATTTAAAGGTGAAGACCGTATTCTAGTGAATTCACCGAAAGTGGCGACTTATGATCTACAGCCAGAAATGAGTTCTGCCGAGCTGACCGAAAAACTGGTCGGGGCGATCGGCAGCGGTAAATACGATGTCATCATCTGTAACTATCCAAATGGCGATATGGTTGGTCATACCGGTGATTATGATGCGGCAGTAAAAGCGATCGAAACGCTGGATGGCTGTATTGCACAGGTTGTTGATGCAGTTAAAGCTGCTGACGGTCAGTTGCTGATTACCGCAGACCACGGCAACGCCGAGCAAATGCGCGATCCGGCGACAGGTCAGGCTCACACCGCCCACACCAGCCTGCCGGTTCCGCTGATTTACGTCGGCAATAAACCGGTTGCCGCGGTGGCTGGCGGTAAGCTTTCTGATATCGCGCCAACCATGCTGTCACTAATGGAAATGGAAATCCCGCAAGAGATGACTGGTAAGCCGCTGTTCATCGTGGAATAA
- the envC gene encoding murein hydrolase activator EnvC, with amino-acid sequence MKDKALFARLMVTENATPGSSQSPVGLLPTRFTRRPLAILYASVFCAGVLLLPLSSQAADAPVAAKTADNKSQLKTIQQNIAEKEKSVQQQKQQRSALLDQLKQQENTIAQASRSLRDTQATLTELGKDVAKLNGSIEKLQSQQSLQQNILAKQLDAAFKQGQHSGLQLILSGEESQRSERILAYFSYLNEARLKSINTLKQTRSDLAVQKKTLVEKQQQQKSLLNEQQSQQQKLEQARSARKKTLISLEASLEKDQQGLAELKQNETRLRDQIAKAEREAKARAEREAKEAARVREQIKLKEQQAKKTGSSYKPSESERSLMARTGGLGRPSGQALWPVRGNVTHRFGEVLQGELRWKGMVISAPEGSEVKAIADGRVLLADWLQGYGLVVVVEHGKGDMSLYGYNQSALVSVGTQVRAGQPIALVGTSGGQGEPSLYFEIRRQGQAVNPQPWLGR; translated from the coding sequence ATGAAGGATAAGGCGTTATTTGCACGTTTGATGGTGACTGAAAACGCAACCCCCGGCAGCAGCCAATCCCCAGTGGGCCTGCTGCCAACCCGGTTTACGCGTCGTCCGTTAGCCATACTGTACGCCAGCGTTTTTTGCGCTGGCGTCTTGCTATTGCCATTATCCAGCCAGGCTGCAGATGCTCCCGTTGCTGCAAAAACGGCCGATAACAAGAGCCAATTGAAAACTATTCAGCAAAATATTGCTGAAAAAGAGAAAAGCGTTCAGCAACAAAAACAGCAACGCAGCGCACTGCTCGATCAGCTGAAACAACAAGAAAATACTATTGCCCAAGCCAGCCGTAGCCTGCGCGACACCCAAGCCACTTTGACTGAGTTGGGTAAAGACGTCGCCAAGCTCAACGGCTCGATTGAAAAACTGCAAAGTCAGCAGTCACTCCAGCAAAATATTCTAGCTAAACAGTTGGATGCAGCCTTTAAACAAGGGCAGCACAGCGGATTGCAACTCATTCTTAGCGGTGAGGAAAGTCAGCGTAGCGAACGCATTCTGGCCTATTTCAGCTATCTGAATGAAGCCCGTCTGAAATCAATCAATACGTTAAAACAGACTCGAAGCGATCTCGCGGTGCAGAAAAAAACGCTGGTAGAAAAACAGCAACAGCAGAAATCCCTATTGAACGAACAACAGTCTCAGCAACAGAAGCTGGAACAGGCTCGTTCAGCACGTAAAAAAACGCTGATTTCTCTGGAAGCCTCGCTGGAAAAAGACCAGCAGGGTCTGGCGGAACTGAAACAGAATGAAACCCGTCTGCGCGATCAAATAGCCAAAGCAGAACGGGAAGCCAAAGCCCGCGCTGAACGAGAAGCCAAAGAGGCCGCGCGGGTTCGAGAGCAGATTAAGCTTAAAGAGCAACAAGCGAAGAAAACCGGCTCTAGCTATAAGCCGAGCGAAAGTGAGCGCTCTCTGATGGCACGTACCGGCGGTTTAGGTCGCCCAAGTGGGCAGGCTTTGTGGCCAGTACGCGGTAATGTTACACATAGATTTGGTGAAGTATTACAGGGAGAACTACGCTGGAAAGGTATGGTTATTTCCGCGCCAGAAGGCAGCGAAGTCAAAGCCATTGCCGATGGCCGCGTCCTGCTGGCCGACTGGTTACAGGGCTACGGTCTCGTCGTCGTCGTTGAACACGGTAAAGGCGATATGAGTTTGTATGGTTATAACCAAAGCGCGTTAGTCAGCGTTGGGACTCAGGTTAGAGCCGGCCAGCCGATTGCTCTGGTCGGTACCAGCGGAGGCCAGGGTGAGCCTTCTCTGTATTTCGAGATCCGTCGTCAGGGACAGGCGGTCAACCCACAACCCTGGTTAGGAAGATAG